The following nucleotide sequence is from Streptomyces pactum.
GACCCGTCGTCAGGTCCGGCCGTCGGCCCGGCCCCGGGACACCGCGCGGATGACCGCCTCGCTGCGGGCCCGGGCGCGGACGTCGGAGGCGTGCTCGGCGATGGCGCGGACGATCGCCTCGCCGGCCGCCACACCCCGCTCGGGGAGGGCCGTGACCTGCGGCGCGGTCCAGCCGGCGTCGGCGAGTTCGCCGTGGCCGGGCCGCCAGCCCTGGTCACCGGCGAGCAGCAGGTCGGTGTCGAGCAGCGAGTCGCCCGCGGTGAGCACCTCGGTGGCGCCGGTGCGGCGGGCCACCTCGGCGACGGCGGCGCTCTTGGTGAGCGGCCGCGGCACCGCGTAGAGCTTGCGGCCCTGGAGGGAGACGGTCCAGCCCAGCGGCTCGGCCCAGTCGGTGAGTTCCTTCACGTAGCCGTCCGGCATCCGCTCCCGGTCCACCACCAGGTACGCGAACAGGTCCTCGGCGACCCGCTCCTTGAGCACCCAGGAGGCGTCGGCGGTGCGGTTCAGGTGGGCGCGCACCTCGTCGAGCGGGGCGCAGCCGGAGTCCAGCGCGGCGCGCACCGAGGCGTGCCAGTCGCCGTCGGGTTCGCCGTCGACCAGCAGGTGCCCGCCGTTGGCGCAGATGGCGAACTTCGGCGCCGGCCCGGGCAGCCGGATGCGGCCGTACTGCTCACGGGTGCGGGTGGTGGTGGGGACGAAACAGGAGGTGCGGGCCACCTCGGCGAGCAGCGAGGCCGCCTCCTCCGTCATGTAGGACAGCGGTGCGTGGTGGTAGACCTCCACGCACAGCAGCCGGGGCGCCTCGGTGTCGGGCATCTCCAGGCCGAGGGCGGCCGCCGAGTAGATCAGGGTGCGGTCCAGATCGCTGGCCACCAGAACGGTCATCGTTCCCCCGCCTTTCCGCCGGTCGTCACGCCGGTCGTCGTCGCCCGAGTCGTGGTGCCGGCCGCCCCGACGGCCCTGCCGTCGGCGCCCGTCGCGCCCCTGGTGTAGCGCGGATGGATCAGGCCCACACAGGTGTACGGCAGCCCGTCCACTTCTTCAACCGGTACGCCGCGCTGTTCCGCGAGCAGCCGCACATGGTCCAGGTCCGCGCCGGCGCCGCGCTGGGCGAGGATCTTCCACGGGACGCGGCGCAGCAGCACCCGGGTGGTCTCGCCGACCCCGGGCTTGACGAGGTTGACGTCGTGGATGCCGTACTCCTCGCTGATCCGCTCCACGGCGGCCCACCCCTCCCAGGTGGGGGTGCGGTCGGCGGCCACCAGCTCCGCGACGTCGGCGGCCACCTGCCGGGCCACCTCCGGGAAGCGGGCCGCGACGGTGTCCAGGAAGAGCCCGGAGACGTCGGAGCCGGCGAGTTCCCGGTAGAACTTGCCGCCGTGGAAGTCGTCCGGGCCCACCAGGTCGGCGCGGAGCACGGTGCGCGAGATGAGGCCGGAGACCGTGGAGTTGAGGCAGGCGGAGGGGATCAGGAAGTCCTCCCGGGTGCCGTAGATCTCCACGCAGCGGCCCGGATCGGCCAGCACGGCGAGCCGGGGGTCGAAGCCGGGGTGGTCGGCGACCGCCTCGGCGAGTTCCCGGGTGATGGCCCCCTTGCCGGTCCAGCCGTCCACGAAGACCACGTCGGCCGGGTCGTGGTGGGCGGCGAGCCAGCGCAGCGCGGCGCCGTCGATGCCCCGGCCGCGCACGATGGAGACGGCGTAGTGCGGCAGGTCCAGGCCGTGCGCGTGGCGGGCCCAGCGGCGCATCAGGACGCCGACCGGGGTGCCGGCCCGGGCCAGCGACACCAGCACCGGGCGCGGCGACCGTTCGGCCAGCACCAGTTCGGTGACGGTGCCGACGGCGCGCGCGATCCGGGCGGCCGAGGCGTCGAGCGCGCCGCGGAACAGCGCCTGGTACGCCTCGCTCGGCTGGTACTCCACCGGCAGCGACTCGGCGTAGTGGGCGCCGCCGCTCTGGATGGCCTCCTCCCTCTCCTCGGTGGGCGCCTCCAGCGTGACGTCGGAGAAGTCCTGGAGCAGCCAGCCGACGTCCTCGGGGGCGTAGGAGGAGAACGCCGGCCCGCGCAGCGGTCCGGCCGGGCCGGCCGCCGGGGCACCGGCCGGCGGGGCCGGACGCGGCGCCGGCACACCGGCTTCCGGGGTGGCCGCCGCCGGGGCGCCGGTCCCGGCGGGGCGGGGAGCTGCGGTGCCGGTCCCGGGGGTGCCGGCTGCCGGTCGGGGCTGGTGCATGGGGGGAGCCTGTCGTTCGTCTGCGGTCGGTGGCGGTACGGGGGGCGCCGGGGCCTTCGGGGGCGGGGCCGGCCGGAGCGGTCGTGCCGGGGCCGGCGGACGCGGCCGCTGCCGGGCCGGGCCCGGGGACGTCCGAGGGGACGACCGCGAGCAGCACCCGGTCGGTGTGGCCGGCGAGCCGGGCCAGCAGCCCCTCGGGGGCGTGCAGCGGCGGGGTGTCGGCGACCGAGTCCACGACCGCGACGATCGCGTCGAAGCGGCGGCCCGGGTCGCCGCCCGGGGCGACGTTGTACGCGTAGCGCTCGCCCGGACCGTCGGCGGGGTCGTCGTGCGCCGGGAAGACCAGCCGGGTGCGGATCGCGTAGCCCGGCTCGTCCACCGCGAGCACCGGTGAGCGGGTGGTGGTGGAGTACCGCACCTCGGCGTCGACCGCCCGGTCCAGCGCCTCGGCGATCCGCAGTGGTGCGTACATCAGCTCCTCGAACCCGAGCACCAGCACCCGCCGCGGGGCGCGTGCCGGCCCCGCGGTGTCCCCGGACGGCCGGGGCGCGGGTCCGGGCGCGGAGGCCGCATCCGGTGCCGGCGCGGCGCCGAGCGCATCGGCGATACGTTTCGCCATGCCGGGCAGCGCGGCCTCCAGGCGGGCCCGGTGCTCGGGGGTGAAGCCGTGCCGCCCGCCGTCGGGCAGGCCCCGGGGCCAGCCGAGGTCCACCCGGATCACCGGGGCCGCGCCACGGCCGGCCCCCGCGTCCGCCCCCGTTCCGTCGCCCGGGACCGGACCGTCGCCCTCCCCCGGAAGCGCGCCGGACCCGTCCCCGAGAGCCGGACCGGCGCCGCCGCCGACGGTCACCGGACGCGGCACGGCCTCGGGGTGCGGGACGGCAGCCCGGACCGTGTCCCGCGCGGCGGCCTCCTCCTCGGCGACCAGCCGCTGCCCGCGCTCCAGCACCCCTTCCGGCAGCTCGGCCGTGCCCGTCGCCATGGCGATCAGGTCGATCCGCGCGCCGAGGCCGTCGGCGAACCGGCGCAGCCCCTCGCGGTCCCGCTCCGACCGCATGTCCACCAGCGCGACCACCACATAGCGGCGGCGCGGGTGGCGGGCGTGCAGCGCCGCGATGGTGTTCCGCACCGTGTTGCCGGTGGAGAACTCGTCATCGACCAGCACCAGCGGCCCGTCGCCGGCCAGCAGTCCGGGATCCCGGGGCAGCAGCAGATGGGAGGTGGCGTGGCTGTGCTCCTCCTCGAAACCGCCGACCGGCCGCACGGTGTCCACCGGGCGCCGGGTGGAGTGCAGGTAGGGCGCCGACGCCAGACCGTCGGCGACGCTGTGGCCCAGGCCGGTCGCCGTCTCGGCGTACCCGAGGACCACGGCGCGCGCCGACTCCTCCTCACCGAGCAGTTCCCGCACCCGCCGGCCCAGCCGCAGCCCGGCCCGGTACACCGTCTCCGGGCGCTGCGGCACGTGCTTGCCCAGCACGTTGGAGACGAGCAGATGCGCCCGCCTGGGGTTGCGGCGCAGCGCCAGGCCCAGCAGCGCGGTCAGCTCCCGGTCGCCGTGCAGCCGGATGCCCAGCCGGTCGGCGACCCACTGCCCCGACCACACCGTGCCGTCCCGGTCACCGTCGCCGTCCGGCCGCACGGTTCGGTCAT
It contains:
- a CDS encoding HAD family hydrolase — translated: MTVLVASDLDRTLIYSAAALGLEMPDTEAPRLLCVEVYHHAPLSYMTEEAASLLAEVARTSCFVPTTTRTREQYGRIRLPGPAPKFAICANGGHLLVDGEPDGDWHASVRAALDSGCAPLDEVRAHLNRTADASWVLKERVAEDLFAYLVVDRERMPDGYVKELTDWAEPLGWTVSLQGRKLYAVPRPLTKSAAVAEVARRTGATEVLTAGDSLLDTDLLLAGDQGWRPGHGELADAGWTAPQVTALPERGVAAGEAIVRAIAEHASDVRARARSEAVIRAVSRGRADGRT